ATGGTAGTTTGGAATATCTTTATGGAGAAGATGCCTTAAACACATTGGCGGTTCCGGAAGGTTACAAAATTGATCTTTTTGCTTCTGAAGTGGAATTTCCCGATTTGGCAAATCCTGTTCAGATGAGTTTTGACAACAAAGGAAGGCTTTGGGTGGCCACATGCCCGAGTTACCCGCATTACAAACCCGGAGACAATAAACCAGATGATAAAATCATCATTTTGGAAGATACTGATGGTGATGGAAAAGCAGACAAACAGACGATTTTTGCCGATGGGCTTCATTTGCCGATGGGCTTTGAAATTGCTCCGGAAGGGGTGTATGTATCCCAAGGTACAAACCTAAAAATCCTGATTGACACCAATGGAGATGATAAAGCAGATAAAGTTGAAATCCTTTTGAGCGGCTTTGATGACCACGATACCCACCATGTGATTTCAGCTTTTGCTGCAGATCCTTCTGGGGCGATTTATATGGGCGAGGGCGTATTTTTGCATACCAATGTGGAAACATCCTATGGTCCTGTCAGGGCTACTAATGGGGGTTTTTATAGATTCAATCCATCCAGAAGTCATTTGGAAAGAACCGCTCAATTGGCCATTCCCAATCCATGGGGTATAGCTTTTGATGATTGGGGACAGAATTTCTTTGCCGAAACTTCAGGTCCGGATGTGAGGTGGATGATGCCGGGATCTGTGTTTCCAAGATATGGCGAAGCTACCCATAAATCCCAAAATCTGATAGAAGAATCCCAAAGAGTCCGACCGACTTCAGGATTGGAATTTGTATCCAGCAGACATTTTCCAGATGAGGTGCAAGGGGATATGTTGATTGCCAATACCATTGGATTTTTGGGGATGAAGCAACACCAAATGATTGAAGAAGGAACGGGTTTCACCACTAAGTTCAGACATGATATTGTAAAAGGAACTGACAGGAATTTCAGACCCGTAGACATGGAATTTGCACCAGATGGATCTTTGTATTTTATCGATTGGCACAATGTCCTGATCGGCCACATGCAACACAATGCGCGCGATCCGCTTCGTGACCACGTGCATGGAAGAGTCTACAGAATCACTTATCCATCCAGACCATTGGTGACTCCGGCAAAAATCGATGGAGCAAGCATCTCTGAATTATTGGATAACTTGAAGCTACCTGAATTCAGGGCCAGGTACAGAACAAGGAGAGAATTGAGGGGGAGGAATGTGGATGAAGTCACTTCAGCTGTCAAAACCTGGGCCGCGAGTTTGGATAAAAACGATTCCAAGTACGAACATTACTTAACAGAAGCATTATGGGTAACCTGGGGATTGAATAAGGTGGATCAAGAGTTACTCAAGCAATTGCTGAAGGCCAAAGATTACCGGGCAAGGGCAGCAGCAGTAAGGGTCTTGAGGTATATGGGTCATCAGGTCAAGGACCAGGATAAACTATTGATGGAAGCGGTGAAAGATGAACATGGCAGGGTAAGATTGGAAGCCATAGTGGCTGCATCATGGTTGCCTCGAGATAAAGGATTACCTGTTTTGGCTGAGGCGGAGAAAATGCCTTTAGATGATTGGATGGTCCATGCCCATGAAGCAGCAGTTGCACATATCAACGACTTATCTGTCAGAGAGAAAAAAGAAGAAGACATCAAATCCAATCTCTCTGGAGGTGATCTGGAACTGTTCAACATGGGCAAAGAGATCTATAGCAGGGACGGTTACTGTAGCACCTGTCATCAGCCCGATGGCAGGGGACTTTCCGCCTCTTTGTTCCCACCTATTGTTGGCACGCCTTGGGTTTTGGGCAGCGAGGAACGCTTGATCAAACTGGTCCTTAAAGGGTTGTTAGGTCCAATAGAAGTATTGGGAAGAGAATATCCAGGACAAGTTCCGATGACTCCTTATGAAGGCATGCTCAATGACAATGAAATTGCCGCAGTCCTGACTTATGTGAGAAACTCTTTTGGCAACCAAGCCTCCCCCATCCGGACCGAAAAGGTGAAAGAGGTTCGGGCTTCAGTGGCAGATAGGAAAGGGTTCTATTCTCCAGCAGAATTGCTAAAGGAACATCCTATGGAGAAGTGAGTTTGAAGGATGAAGGAGGAGGTTTATTAGAGCCAAGAACCAAGAGCCAAGAAACAAGAAGAGGAATGAGTTGAGAGAAGGCCTTTCCTTGTCACTTCGACGTCAGGTCTAGTCCGCCGTGGCGGAAGAAGTCTATTACTCTGGAATTAAGGTAAAGACTCATTGACGATGGATAAGAATCTAGAATCAAGAAAGACATTAAAAAAGATAATATGATTTCCGTATTTCTGAACGAGCTTTAAAAAACCATGAAAAAAACAATCTCAACATCTTTCTTCCTTTTCGTACTGGCATTGACATCTATGGCACAAACCCAAAACCATCAAAAACTTTTGGAACTGGACCTTGGATGGGAAAAGGCACAATTGGAGTCAAACGTGGAATTTTTGGAGAATCTGCTGGCAAAAGATTTTGTTTGGGTACACAATCATGCCAGCTTGATTGATGGTAAGGATGCAGTAATTTCTAAGGCAAATCGGATTCAAAATGGTCAGGCTGATAATACCAAGGGGAGGGTTTCCCGTGATCAAACTGTGGTGATTTTGGGAAAAACGGGTGTAGTAAGCGGATTT
This window of the Aquiflexum balticum DSM 16537 genome carries:
- a CDS encoding PVC-type heme-binding CxxCH protein yields the protein MTAFQCSQDQSLEFQKGAHIMLVGNNLGSRMLEYGTFETEMHVRYPDSLLYIRNMADAGNTPGFRPHSGRVSPWAFPGAEDFQTELANNSNSEGHFENPDEWLSRHEADIILAFFGYNESFKGKEGLDNYKAELDAFIKHTLGQQYNGKSSPKLAIISPIAFEDLSGLRDLPNGKKENESLALYTKAMKEVSEKNQVLFVDAFEPSKKWYDSSDEPLTIDGSQLNEEGYEKLAVLLADKVFGKEKPKAEQHRELIHEMVMEKNWMWHNDYKSPNGVHVYGRRYNPFGPDNYPFELEKIRQMTANRDEAIWKAAKGEKMDLVAADKNTRELPPVQTNFNPQQNGSLEYLYGEDALNTLAVPEGYKIDLFASEVEFPDLANPVQMSFDNKGRLWVATCPSYPHYKPGDNKPDDKIIILEDTDGDGKADKQTIFADGLHLPMGFEIAPEGVYVSQGTNLKILIDTNGDDKADKVEILLSGFDDHDTHHVISAFAADPSGAIYMGEGVFLHTNVETSYGPVRATNGGFYRFNPSRSHLERTAQLAIPNPWGIAFDDWGQNFFAETSGPDVRWMMPGSVFPRYGEATHKSQNLIEESQRVRPTSGLEFVSSRHFPDEVQGDMLIANTIGFLGMKQHQMIEEGTGFTTKFRHDIVKGTDRNFRPVDMEFAPDGSLYFIDWHNVLIGHMQHNARDPLRDHVHGRVYRITYPSRPLVTPAKIDGASISELLDNLKLPEFRARYRTRRELRGRNVDEVTSAVKTWAASLDKNDSKYEHYLTEALWVTWGLNKVDQELLKQLLKAKDYRARAAAVRVLRYMGHQVKDQDKLLMEAVKDEHGRVRLEAIVAASWLPRDKGLPVLAEAEKMPLDDWMVHAHEAAVAHINDLSVREKKEEDIKSNLSGGDLELFNMGKEIYSRDGYCSTCHQPDGRGLSASLFPPIVGTPWVLGSEERLIKLVLKGLLGPIEVLGREYPGQVPMTPYEGMLNDNEIAAVLTYVRNSFGNQASPIRTEKVKEVRASVADRKGFYSPAELLKEHPMEK
- a CDS encoding nuclear transport factor 2 family protein; this encodes MKKTISTSFFLFVLALTSMAQTQNHQKLLELDLGWEKAQLESNVEFLENLLAKDFVWVHNHASLIDGKDAVISKANRIQNGQADNTKGRVSRDQTVVILGKTGVVSGFTVVDRGPSPTTYHFMRTYVKKKGKYVLLANHTMAIPDEELKGK